A window from Kovacikia minuta CCNUW1 encodes these proteins:
- the speA gene encoding biosynthetic arginine decarboxylase, with amino-acid sequence MGGKAAASKIAGEKKAANSQPDEMPKSQVQNGSSTQNSGSSATESPKTWTIEDSEELYRITGWGEPYFSINAAGHVTVSPQGDRGGSLDLFELVNALKQRNLNLPLLIRFSDILEDRIERLNAAFSRAIARYSYPGDYRGVFPTKCNQQRHLIEALVNFGKPYQFGLEAGSKPELMIALATLKTPGALLICNGYKDREYVEMAILAQQLGQTPIIVLEQIEEVSLVIEAGQKLGIRPILGVRAKLSSKGSGHWGISAGDRAKFGLTIPEILDTVEQLRAANMLDSLQLLHHHIGSQISSIAVIKDAIRESSQIYVELAKLGAAMKYLDVGGGLGVDYDGSKTNFYASKNYNMQNYANDLVAEVKEACVERNVPVPTLISESGRAIASHQSVLVFNVLGTSDVPSGSPEPLQEKEHLIIRNLYETYESITEENYQEAYHDATQFKEEAISLFNFGYVSLPERARAERLYWACCEKILGIVRQQEYVPDDLEDLEKIMASIYYINLSVFQSAPDSWAIDQLFPIMPIHRLDEEPTCRATLADLTCDSDGKIDQFIDLRDVKHVLELHALKPVEERQRAEDRGQKAESTLQSSTHPSSPIPHPSSSIPTPSHEPYYLGMFLNGAYQEIMGNLHNLFGDTNAVHITLTPKGYQIDHVVKGDTMTEVLGYVQYDAEDMIESIRQQTELALQEKRITLQESQLLLQNYERSLSRYTYLSP; translated from the coding sequence ATGGGTGGAAAGGCAGCAGCATCGAAGATAGCAGGTGAGAAAAAGGCGGCAAATTCACAGCCAGATGAAATGCCGAAGAGCCAGGTTCAGAATGGTTCCTCTACTCAGAATTCTGGATCATCTGCAACGGAGTCTCCAAAGACCTGGACGATCGAGGACAGCGAAGAACTCTATCGGATTACGGGCTGGGGGGAGCCTTACTTTTCAATTAATGCGGCGGGGCATGTGACAGTTTCTCCCCAGGGCGATCGGGGTGGTTCCCTCGACCTGTTTGAACTGGTCAATGCCTTAAAGCAGCGCAATCTCAACCTACCCCTCCTGATCCGGTTTTCCGATATCCTGGAAGACCGGATCGAGCGCTTGAATGCGGCTTTTTCGAGGGCGATCGCCCGCTACAGCTACCCTGGTGACTATCGGGGTGTATTTCCCACCAAATGTAATCAACAACGTCATCTCATCGAAGCCCTGGTCAATTTTGGTAAGCCCTACCAGTTTGGGCTGGAAGCTGGCTCAAAACCGGAATTGATGATTGCCCTGGCAACGCTAAAAACTCCGGGGGCACTCCTTATTTGCAATGGGTATAAGGATCGGGAATATGTGGAGATGGCAATCCTGGCGCAACAGTTGGGACAAACCCCGATCATCGTGCTGGAGCAAATTGAGGAAGTGTCGCTGGTGATTGAGGCGGGCCAAAAATTGGGGATTCGTCCGATTCTGGGAGTCCGTGCCAAGTTGAGTTCCAAAGGAAGTGGGCATTGGGGTATCTCAGCGGGAGATCGGGCAAAATTTGGACTCACGATCCCCGAAATTCTGGATACCGTAGAACAACTCCGAGCAGCCAATATGCTGGATTCCCTGCAACTGCTGCATCATCACATCGGCTCCCAAATTTCCTCGATCGCGGTGATTAAAGACGCCATTCGGGAATCCAGTCAAATTTATGTTGAACTGGCAAAACTGGGTGCAGCCATGAAGTATCTGGATGTGGGGGGTGGCTTGGGCGTAGACTACGACGGTTCTAAGACCAACTTCTATGCGTCCAAGAACTACAACATGCAGAATTACGCGAATGACCTTGTAGCGGAAGTCAAAGAAGCCTGTGTCGAGCGCAATGTCCCCGTGCCCACCCTGATTAGCGAAAGTGGACGGGCGATCGCCTCCCACCAGTCTGTCCTGGTGTTTAATGTACTTGGCACCAGTGATGTTCCCTCCGGTTCCCCCGAACCCCTTCAGGAAAAGGAACATCTGATCATCCGTAACCTTTACGAAACCTACGAGTCGATTACCGAAGAGAACTATCAGGAGGCGTACCACGACGCGACCCAGTTTAAGGAAGAAGCCATCAGTTTATTCAATTTTGGTTATGTCAGCCTGCCCGAACGTGCCCGGGCAGAGCGGCTCTACTGGGCTTGCTGTGAGAAGATTCTGGGGATTGTCCGGCAGCAAGAATACGTCCCTGACGATCTAGAAGATCTGGAAAAGATCATGGCATCGATTTACTACATCAATCTATCGGTGTTCCAGTCAGCACCAGATAGCTGGGCGATCGATCAGCTGTTCCCGATCATGCCGATTCACCGCCTGGATGAGGAACCGACCTGCCGCGCTACCCTTGCCGACCTTACCTGCGACAGTGATGGCAAAATCGACCAATTCATCGATCTCCGTGATGTGAAGCATGTGCTGGAACTGCATGCACTTAAGCCAGTGGAAGAAAGGCAGAGGGCAGAAGACAGAGGGCAGAAGGCAGAGAGTACCCTTCAGTCCTCAACTCATCCCTCATCCCCCATCCCTCATCCCTCATCCTCCATCCCTACACCCTCCCACGAACCCTATTACCTGGGCATGTTCCTCAACGGTGCCTATCAGGAAATTATGGGAAACTTACACAACCTGTTTGGAGACACAAACGCCGTTCACATTACCCTGACCCCCAAAGGTTATCAAATTGATCACGTGGTGAAAGGGGACACCATGACGGAGGTGCTTGGCTACGTTCAGTACGACGCAGAAGATATGATCGAAAGCATTCGCCAGCAAACCGAACTGGCATTGCAGGAAAAACGGATCACACTACAAGAGTCTCAACTGCTACTGCAAAACTACGAACGTAGCTTGAGTCGGTATACGTATCTGTCTCCGTAG
- the asnS gene encoding asparagine--tRNA ligase: MTTRRIIDLLRNGQPNETVIVKGWVRTKREQKEFTFLEVNDGSSMAGLQVVVNQDVPGYAETMKRVNTGASVEVDGMLVESPAKGQRIELRASSITVYGEADPETYPLQKKRHSFEFLRTIGHLRSRTNTLGAVFRVRNAAATAIHQFFQERGFLWVHTPIISASDCEGAGEMFTVTGFDLKRVPLTENQAVDFSKDFFGRQSYLTVSGQLEAEIMAMAFSNVYTFGPTFRAENSNTSRHLAEFWMVEPEMAFCDLEGDMDLAEAFLKHIFKQVLESCPEDMEFFNQRIDNSVLATANNIIDNEFARVTYTEAIAILEKSGKTFEYPYQWGSDLQSEHERYLAEEYFKKPTIVTDYPAQIKAFYMRLNDDEKTVRAMDILAPKIGEIIGGSQREERLDVLEKRIQAQGLDPAPYWWYLDLRRFGTVPHAGFGLGFERLVQFMTGMGNIRDVIPFPRAPLEVEF, from the coding sequence ATGACAACTCGCCGTATTATCGACCTCCTCCGCAACGGGCAACCCAACGAAACTGTTATTGTCAAAGGTTGGGTTCGGACTAAGCGAGAACAGAAGGAATTTACCTTTTTGGAGGTAAATGATGGCTCCTCAATGGCAGGGCTGCAAGTGGTCGTGAATCAGGATGTGCCGGGTTACGCCGAAACCATGAAGCGAGTCAATACGGGTGCTTCAGTGGAGGTTGATGGAATGTTAGTGGAGTCTCCAGCCAAGGGACAGCGGATTGAGCTAAGGGCAAGTTCGATTACCGTTTATGGAGAGGCCGACCCCGAAACCTACCCGTTACAGAAAAAGCGCCATTCCTTTGAATTTTTGCGAACCATTGGACATTTGCGATCGCGGACGAATACCCTGGGGGCTGTCTTCCGGGTGCGTAATGCGGCAGCAACAGCGATTCACCAGTTTTTCCAGGAGCGGGGCTTTCTCTGGGTTCATACCCCCATTATCAGTGCAAGTGATTGTGAAGGGGCAGGTGAAATGTTTACGGTTACGGGCTTTGATTTGAAACGGGTGCCGTTAACCGAAAATCAGGCGGTGGATTTCAGCAAGGACTTTTTTGGCAGGCAGTCCTACCTCACCGTGAGTGGGCAACTGGAAGCTGAGATTATGGCAATGGCGTTCAGCAATGTCTATACCTTCGGTCCTACCTTTCGGGCAGAAAATTCCAACACCTCTCGCCATTTGGCAGAGTTTTGGATGGTGGAACCGGAGATGGCATTTTGTGATTTAGAAGGGGATATGGATCTGGCGGAAGCATTTCTCAAGCACATTTTTAAACAGGTTCTAGAGTCTTGCCCAGAAGATATGGAGTTCTTTAATCAGCGTATTGATAACTCGGTTCTGGCAACTGCTAATAACATTATTGATAATGAATTTGCGCGGGTAACCTACACAGAAGCGATCGCCATCCTGGAAAAATCTGGCAAAACCTTCGAGTATCCCTATCAATGGGGTTCGGATTTGCAATCTGAACACGAGCGCTATCTGGCGGAGGAATACTTCAAGAAACCGACGATCGTGACCGACTACCCCGCCCAAATCAAAGCTTTCTACATGCGCCTCAACGACGACGAAAAAACTGTTCGGGCAATGGATATTCTGGCTCCCAAAATTGGTGAAATTATTGGTGGGTCTCAACGTGAAGAACGCCTCGACGTTCTGGAGAAACGGATTCAAGCTCAGGGACTCGACCCGGCTCCCTACTGGTGGTATCTGGATCTGCGCCGATTTGGCACAGTGCCCCATGCAGGCTTTGGCTTAGGTTTTGAGCGGCTGGTTCAGTTCATGACAGGGATGGGCAACATCCGGGATGTGATCCCCTTCCCCCGTGCGCCCCTGGAAGTGGAGTTTTAA
- a CDS encoding winged helix-turn-helix transcriptional regulator, producing MTNEPTQGTVFVQTTLRVLGGKWKILILWHLKDEKKRFSELKRLMPEITEKMLIQQLRELEKDGIVHRNVYSEMPPKVEYSFTEYGLTLKPVLQVLCNWGENHLKCSQ from the coding sequence ATGACCAATGAACCCACTCAAGGGACTGTCTTTGTACAAACCACCTTAAGAGTGTTAGGTGGAAAATGGAAGATTTTGATTCTGTGGCATCTTAAAGATGAGAAAAAACGATTTAGTGAACTCAAACGGTTGATGCCGGAGATTACAGAGAAAATGTTGATTCAACAATTGCGAGAGTTAGAAAAAGATGGCATTGTCCACCGAAATGTTTATTCAGAGATGCCACCAAAAGTGGAGTATTCGTTTACAGAGTATGGTCTGACGCTCAAACCTGTCCTGCAAGTACTTTGTAATTGGGGAGAAAATCACTTGAAGTGTAGTCAGTAA
- a CDS encoding SDR family oxidoreductase — translation MQVQGSIALVTGANGGIGQYYIQGLQAAGATRIYAGARNPDSLKEIAATDPDRIIPISLDITDEASVKAASEAYSDVNLLINNAGVGFNQRLVPDINFDKVRSEIEVNYLGMVQMCLAFAPVLKANGGGVIVNMLTILAKVNFPLNASYCASKAAALLATQGLRAELASQKTLVVGVMPGTVDTGMSKDFPPPKVAPEEVVRAALQAVIDDVEDVYPGEQAQAMQAQILQNPKAVEKWMAGILAS, via the coding sequence ATGCAGGTTCAAGGTTCAATCGCATTAGTCACAGGCGCAAACGGTGGGATTGGGCAATACTACATTCAAGGCTTACAAGCGGCTGGAGCCACTCGCATTTATGCAGGGGCACGTAACCCGGATAGCCTGAAGGAGATTGCAGCAACCGATCCCGATCGCATCATTCCCATTTCCCTCGATATCACCGATGAAGCGTCAGTCAAGGCAGCATCTGAAGCGTATTCAGATGTGAATCTTCTCATCAATAATGCTGGAGTGGGGTTCAATCAACGATTGGTTCCAGATATCAATTTTGACAAGGTGCGATCGGAAATTGAGGTCAATTACCTCGGTATGGTGCAGATGTGTTTGGCATTTGCTCCAGTCCTCAAAGCCAATGGAGGAGGGGTGATTGTCAATATGCTCACCATTCTGGCAAAGGTGAATTTCCCGCTGAATGCCTCCTACTGTGCGTCTAAGGCAGCGGCTTTACTGGCAACTCAGGGACTTCGGGCTGAGCTTGCCTCTCAAAAAACGCTGGTCGTTGGGGTGATGCCTGGAACGGTGGACACTGGAATGAGCAAGGATTTTCCACCGCCCAAAGTCGCCCCTGAAGAGGTTGTACGGGCAGCACTTCAAGCGGTGATTGATGACGTTGAGGATGTCTATCCTGGCGAACAAGCGCAGGCGATGCAAGCTCAGATCCTTCAAAACCCCAAAGCGGTTGAAAAGTGGATGGCAGGAATTTTAGCAAGTTAA
- a CDS encoding MFS transporter — protein MPLKTSSLLVKATLLLSSSLTVMAGATIAPSLPAMRDYFAATPNADYWVRLVLTIPALFIAIAAPFVGTMIDRFGRKPLLAFAVLLYGIAGTSGAVLNDIGMILVGRVLLGLSVAGIMTTATALIADYYTGAARAQFLGFQAGFMGLGGVLFLSLGGFLADVNWRMPFLIYLLALLILPLVVLVLPEPDRTEAAQNLGVDATEVFPWQIAGLTYLAALLSQIVFYLIPVQLPFYLKQLVNATASQSGLAIALATLFSAASAIAYKQIKARVSFIGIYAIAFLSMAVGYLVISISPTYAMVLVGLAIAGAGLGLLMPNMNVCLTSVTPISLRGRVLGGLTTAFFLGQFVSPILSQPLSSVVGLDGTYRLAGGLMVGMGAIALGLGWRWR, from the coding sequence ATGCCTCTCAAAACAAGCTCCCTTCTTGTCAAAGCAACATTGCTTTTGAGTAGTAGCCTGACCGTCATGGCAGGTGCAACGATCGCCCCCTCGCTGCCTGCCATGCGCGATTACTTTGCAGCCACACCCAATGCCGACTATTGGGTACGCCTCGTGCTGACGATTCCCGCCCTGTTCATTGCGATCGCTGCGCCTTTTGTGGGTACGATGATCGATCGCTTCGGACGGAAACCCCTGCTGGCATTTGCTGTGTTGTTGTACGGGATTGCAGGCACTTCAGGGGCTGTACTAAACGATATTGGCATGATCCTGGTCGGGCGAGTGCTGCTGGGTTTGAGTGTGGCAGGTATCATGACCACCGCAACTGCCCTGATTGCCGATTACTATACCGGGGCAGCCCGTGCCCAGTTTCTCGGCTTTCAGGCAGGCTTCATGGGCTTAGGCGGTGTATTGTTCCTATCTCTGGGTGGTTTTCTGGCAGATGTGAATTGGCGAATGCCATTTCTGATCTATCTCCTGGCATTGCTCATCTTGCCGCTCGTGGTGCTGGTCTTACCCGAACCCGATCGCACTGAAGCCGCTCAAAACTTGGGAGTCGATGCAACGGAAGTTTTTCCCTGGCAGATTGCAGGCTTGACGTATTTAGCCGCTCTCCTGTCGCAGATTGTGTTTTATCTGATTCCGGTACAGTTGCCGTTTTATTTGAAGCAACTGGTGAATGCAACGGCATCGCAGAGTGGGTTGGCGATCGCCCTTGCAACCTTATTCAGTGCTGCCAGTGCGATCGCTTACAAACAAATCAAAGCACGGGTGTCATTCATCGGCATTTACGCGATCGCATTTCTATCAATGGCAGTTGGCTATCTCGTCATCAGCATTTCGCCCACCTATGCAATGGTTTTAGTGGGATTAGCGATCGCTGGAGCAGGGCTAGGTTTACTGATGCCAAACATGAATGTTTGCTTAACCTCAGTGACTCCGATCAGTCTCAGAGGACGAGTGTTGGGTGGATTAACAACCGCATTTTTCCTGGGACAATTTGTTTCACCCATTCTCAGCCAACCGTTGAGTAGTGTTGTTGGTTTAGATGGGACCTATCGGTTGGCAGGTGGATTGATGGTTGGAATGGGAGCGATCGCACTGGGATTAGGATGGCGTTGGCGGTAA
- a CDS encoding TetR/AcrR family transcriptional regulator, with translation MAENSSSPAGMRRKPQQARSQERVNRILDMAEALFIAEGYNATTTNAIATRANVPIGSLYQFFPDKAAILRALAVRYGELLHQRLAMLDNAELAKLPLPAYVDQLIDVSDQFFSEHPGYYAIFMEVQGTMPELEEIEEAADALLIRDFATSLTQRGLDLADCEAIAFVLVKVIGTLLWLSLSQEKSFRQRLVTETKRLTLSYLQSYVQQ, from the coding sequence ATGGCTGAAAATTCATCAAGTCCTGCGGGAATGCGGCGCAAACCCCAGCAGGCCCGCAGCCAGGAGCGAGTCAACCGCATTCTGGATATGGCAGAAGCGCTGTTTATTGCGGAAGGCTATAACGCAACCACGACGAACGCGATCGCCACTCGTGCCAATGTGCCGATCGGGTCGCTCTATCAGTTTTTTCCAGACAAGGCGGCAATTCTGCGAGCATTAGCCGTTCGCTATGGCGAGTTGCTTCATCAACGGTTAGCGATGCTCGACAATGCCGAACTGGCAAAACTACCGCTTCCTGCTTATGTAGACCAGTTAATTGATGTTTCTGATCAATTCTTTTCTGAGCATCCTGGTTACTATGCCATCTTTATGGAAGTACAGGGAACAATGCCTGAATTAGAAGAAATTGAAGAGGCTGCCGATGCGTTGTTAATTCGAGATTTTGCCACGTCTCTTACTCAGCGTGGATTAGATCTTGCGGACTGTGAGGCGATCGCTTTTGTGTTGGTCAAAGTGATCGGAACGCTGCTGTGGCTCTCTTTGAGTCAGGAAAAATCTTTTCGTCAACGACTTGTAACAGAAACGAAACGGCTCACCCTCAGCTATCTGCAAAGTTATGTTCAGCAATAA
- a CDS encoding Coq4 family protein has protein sequence MLLGDNSLETVGELTYGLLETPAYDRVAHYLNQDPACAALIRDRYIPPAHDLDALLTLPADSLGYIYAAQMKQTGFDPNLHAGMSAKSDAEYVELRLSQTHDLWHIITGFDTSVVGEIGLQAFHLPQFPYPLATLLVANSLISTTLKEPEMLPQLLAAIAQGFQMGKAAKPLFAQKWEEAWEKPLTQWQAELNIHPMQPQ, from the coding sequence ATGCTGTTGGGAGACAATAGCCTGGAAACAGTTGGTGAGTTGACTTACGGTTTGTTGGAAACTCCTGCCTACGATCGAGTAGCTCACTATCTCAACCAAGATCCGGCTTGTGCTGCCCTGATCCGCGATCGCTACATTCCGCCTGCTCACGACCTGGATGCTTTACTGACCTTGCCTGCTGATTCTTTGGGATACATCTACGCCGCCCAGATGAAGCAAACGGGATTTGATCCCAATCTCCATGCTGGAATGAGCGCAAAATCGGATGCCGAATATGTTGAGTTGCGCCTGAGCCAGACCCACGATCTCTGGCATATCATCACTGGATTTGACACCTCTGTCGTCGGTGAAATTGGCTTACAGGCATTCCATTTGCCCCAATTTCCCTACCCACTGGCAACCCTGTTAGTTGCGAATAGTCTCATCTCCACCACGTTGAAGGAGCCAGAAATGTTGCCCCAGTTGTTGGCGGCGATCGCCCAGGGATTTCAAATGGGTAAAGCGGCTAAACCCCTCTTTGCCCAAAAGTGGGAAGAGGCGTGGGAAAAACCTTTAACTCAATGGCAAGCGGAATTAAATATTCACCCGATGCAGCCACAGTAA
- a CDS encoding pentapeptide repeat-containing protein, whose translation MADPEDLAKVGPGADLRAADLSGASLRRAILNRADLSGANLEGADLEGATATDTTRWPKGFDYSSKEVKMA comes from the coding sequence ATGGCTGATCCAGAAGATTTGGCAAAAGTGGGTCCCGGTGCCGACCTGCGCGCTGCCGACCTGAGCGGTGCCAGCCTGAGGCGTGCCATCCTGAACCGTGCCGACCTGAGCGGTGCCAACCTGGAAGGTGCCGACCTGGAAGGTGCCACTGCAACCGATACAACTAGATGGCCCAAAGGTTTCGATTATTCCTCGAAAGAGGTGAAAATGGCTTAG
- a CDS encoding glycosyltransferase family protein, giving the protein MLSYSKVDARGNVLELRQRGHDVVFVTHQVYQSKLAALNFEFHPMRPDFTAMNDPQEMARMMDLKTGQEYMVRQRATPSLREMYTDLLNVTKGADFIFSGEGVIAMSLVAEKLEMRWACSISPNGKPKHSTFYIAPLQLPLD; this is encoded by the coding sequence ATGTTGAGCTACAGCAAAGTTGATGCCAGAGGCAACGTCCTGGAACTGCGACAACGCGGGCATGATGTGGTGTTTGTCACACATCAGGTCTATCAATCCAAACTGGCAGCATTGAACTTTGAGTTTCATCCCATGCGCCCCGATTTCACTGCCATGAATGATCCGCAGGAAATGGCACGCATGATGGATCTCAAAACAGGGCAGGAATACATGGTGCGGCAGCGGGCAACTCCCAGTTTGCGCGAAATGTATACTGACCTGCTCAACGTTACCAAAGGAGCAGACTTTATCTTCTCAGGGGAAGGCGTAATCGCAATGTCACTGGTTGCAGAGAAACTGGAGATGCGTTGGGCGTGCTCAATTTCGCCAAATGGAAAGCCAAAACACTCGACTTTCTACATCGCGCCGCTTCAATTACCCCTAGATTAA
- a CDS encoding GNAT family N-acetyltransferase has product MQFQRFDSVKEFWQCAQNYLLQYEAEHNALLGVLHTLLHYPERYPELPYLVLVQTNDQILAIAIRTPPNNLLLSHVQDLNALNLISQDLQHEQLPGVEGLVAETKTFAQIWQSLTRQSYQQGVESRIYQLTQVEPVTTVKGHLRLAIPGDRPLLLKWFAAFNAEIDLISDDEIERRVDVELKRQSTYLWEDSIPVSMVGGRQFSATAARIAPVYTPPEYRRKGYATAGVAALSQKLLEQGCDRCFLFTDLANSTSNAIYQKIGYRPVCDWHEYSFKPKEHP; this is encoded by the coding sequence ATGCAATTCCAAAGATTTGATAGCGTTAAAGAGTTTTGGCAGTGCGCTCAAAATTATCTGCTGCAATACGAGGCAGAACACAATGCGTTACTGGGTGTTCTGCACACGCTGTTGCATTATCCGGAGCGTTATCCCGAACTACCCTATCTGGTACTTGTTCAGACAAATGATCAGATTCTAGCGATCGCCATCCGCACACCTCCAAACAATTTACTGCTGTCTCACGTACAGGATTTGAATGCCTTAAACCTCATTTCTCAAGATTTACAACACGAGCAACTACCAGGGGTTGAGGGCTTGGTCGCTGAGACTAAAACGTTTGCGCAGATTTGGCAATCCCTCACTAGACAATCCTATCAACAAGGAGTTGAGTCAAGAATCTATCAGTTAACCCAGGTAGAACCTGTAACAACGGTTAAAGGGCATCTCCGGCTTGCGATACCCGGCGATCGCCCCTTGTTATTAAAGTGGTTTGCTGCATTTAATGCTGAAATTGACCTGATCAGCGATGACGAAATTGAACGGAGAGTAGATGTTGAGTTGAAGCGGCAGAGTACCTATTTGTGGGAGGATAGCATTCCCGTTTCAATGGTTGGCGGTCGGCAATTTTCCGCAACAGCGGCTCGAATTGCCCCCGTTTACACTCCCCCTGAATACCGCCGCAAAGGGTATGCAACGGCTGGGGTTGCTGCCTTAAGCCAGAAGCTTTTAGAGCAGGGGTGCGATCGCTGTTTTTTATTCACTGATTTAGCAAATTCCACCTCAAACGCTATCTACCAAAAAATCGGTTATCGCCCCGTTTGTGACTGGCATGAATATTCATTTAAGCCAAAGGAGCACCCATGA
- a CDS encoding RNA 2'-phosphotransferase → MDKTRQIKISKYLSKHLRHAPERLGLTLAIGGWVNVDDLLSACAAHQFPITRAELEEVVANNDKQRFSFDETRTRIRANQGHSVDVDLELQPQTPPDVLYHGTGERSVPAILQSGLRKMARHHVHLSKDVETARKVGMRHGRPVIFAIAAANMHQVGGTFYCSDNGVWLVDEVPPQYLEVMSLQN, encoded by the coding sequence ATGGACAAAACGCGGCAGATCAAAATTAGCAAATACCTCAGCAAACATCTGCGACACGCACCAGAACGATTGGGACTGACGCTGGCGATCGGGGGTTGGGTGAACGTCGATGATCTGTTATCTGCTTGTGCTGCCCATCAATTTCCCATCACTCGTGCTGAGTTAGAAGAAGTCGTTGCTAACAATGATAAACAGCGATTTTCATTTGATGAAACCAGAACTCGGATTCGAGCCAATCAAGGACATAGTGTTGACGTTGATCTGGAACTACAACCGCAAACCCCACCGGATGTGCTGTATCACGGAACAGGTGAACGATCGGTACCTGCAATTTTACAATCAGGGTTACGCAAGATGGCACGGCATCACGTGCATTTGTCTAAAGATGTGGAAACGGCTCGAAAAGTCGGAATGCGGCATGGTCGTCCTGTAATTTTTGCGATCGCGGCTGCAAATATGCACCAGGTTGGGGGCACGTTTTACTGCTCCGATAATGGGGTCTGGCTCGTGGATGAGGTTCCGCCGCAGTATTTAGAGGTGATGAGTCTTCAAAACTGA
- a CDS encoding cytochrome P450, with the protein MAALSGWSHHRLYLALDTTVLWNRYCMIHLSVVCCGRAVPLLWRVLEHGSATVAFEAYQPLLRKARWLLREHPM; encoded by the coding sequence ATGGCAGCACTGAGTGGATGGAGTCATCATCGTCTGTATCTTGCCCTAGACACCACCGTCTTGTGGAACCGATATTGCATGATTCACCTGTCTGTAGTGTGTTGTGGGCGTGCCGTGCCCTTGCTATGGCGAGTCCTGGAGCATGGCAGTGCGACCGTTGCCTTTGAGGCGTATCAACCGTTGCTGCGAAAAGCTCGGTGGTTGTTGCGAGAGCACCCGATGTGA
- a CDS encoding sensor histidine kinase, giving the protein MSLYPSLYIPSLLAFIYFCQAVTDSTLLSERQAKEELAAAHEQLRQYALQIEELAAVQERNHIAREIHDSLGHTLTAQNIQLQTAAKLWQRDPNKAHSFLQQAQPLAATAMQEDRRSVRALREDSEEPPLEEAIAHLVKDFQQGTGIAISTSITGHTIICPRMRKTLYRIVQEALTNIRKYAQATQVNIQLSTTATDVNLVIEDNGQGFDASQQSNGFGLQGMRERVAASSGTLQLETEPGRGCHIIVKIPFQHHSARTERNLSNAQSLTLESYS; this is encoded by the coding sequence ATGTCTCTCTACCCTTCTCTCTACATCCCATCCCTATTGGCTTTCATTTATTTCTGTCAGGCAGTCACGGACAGCACTTTACTCTCAGAGCGACAGGCAAAGGAAGAGTTGGCGGCAGCGCACGAGCAGTTGCGTCAGTATGCGTTGCAGATTGAAGAGTTAGCAGCCGTACAGGAACGAAACCATATTGCCCGTGAAATTCACGATTCACTGGGACATACGCTAACGGCACAAAATATCCAATTACAAACAGCAGCAAAACTCTGGCAGCGCGACCCCAATAAAGCCCACTCATTTTTGCAACAGGCACAACCGTTAGCAGCAACCGCGATGCAGGAGGACAGACGATCGGTGAGAGCATTGCGAGAGGATTCAGAAGAACCACCATTGGAGGAGGCGATCGCCCATTTAGTCAAGGATTTCCAACAGGGAACAGGAATTGCAATCTCAACCTCGATTACAGGACACACCATCATCTGTCCGAGAATGAGAAAGACGCTTTATCGAATTGTGCAAGAAGCATTAACCAATATCAGAAAATATGCCCAAGCGACCCAAGTCAATATTCAACTCAGTACCACTGCAACCGACGTGAATTTAGTGATTGAAGATAACGGTCAGGGATTTGATGCAAGTCAACAAAGCAATGGATTTGGATTGCAGGGAATGCGAGAACGAGTCGCAGCCAGTAGCGGTACTCTGCAATTGGAAACAGAGCCAGGACGTGGGTGCCACATCATTGTCAAAATTCCCTTTCAGCATCATTCTGCGCGAACGGAGAGAAATCTCAGTAATGCTCAATCTCTAACGCTGGAGTCTTATTCATAA
- a CDS encoding IS5 family transposase, with amino-acid sequence MSERFYDSDLTDEEWQRIEPLLPLAKSLGKHREVSLRDILNAIFYRADNGIKWRNLPCDFPVWQTVYGYYRLWVRLGIWEQINIALVQQVRISEGRAAQPSLAIIDSQSVKLGQKGGGTRS; translated from the coding sequence ATGAGCGAACGCTTCTACGATAGCGACCTGACGGATGAGGAATGGCAACGGATTGAACCGTTGTTGCCGCTTGCCAAGTCGCTGGGTAAACACCGAGAAGTCAGCTTACGGGACATCTTAAATGCAATTTTCTACCGTGCTGACAATGGGATTAAATGGCGCAATCTACCTTGCGACTTTCCAGTCTGGCAAACGGTCTACGGCTATTACCGCTTATGGGTCAGATTGGGCATTTGGGAACAGATTAATATTGCCCTGGTACAGCAAGTGCGAATCAGTGAAGGACGAGCGGCTCAACCCAGTTTAGCCATCATTGACAGCCAGTCCGTCAAACTGGGGCAAAAAGGGGGAGGAACACGGAGTTGA